In a single window of the Nicotiana tomentosiformis chromosome 10, ASM39032v3, whole genome shotgun sequence genome:
- the LOC104102771 gene encoding putative 1-phosphatidylinositol-3-phosphate 5-kinase FAB1C has translation MGVPDSSLLDLIEKVRTWISWVMSDPTSLAGRRKMDADSCKTCYECKMKFTDSYLKFHCLSCSRVFCNDCVHIFGSSDVVASGSGESESLVRAAVDIKTCKFCSDLSNCHKSTRKFSDKVYPSESPRESPEPLSPNFSSDRFDVYSPHDASKSSFTAFSSHPSSVSLRHSPSRSDEDEGGDFMDHSFSPSSDYCHDTSDIESSSISTRHEFYGFRSVGSSPSKSPSRIRFISNRVGHSVQHQQETPMSRNDGPLDHEASAVLGRVEKGNEGLETADDCVDNLSIYQDQFEKQQKPLDFENNGRLWFPPPPDDEDDEAQNNFFTYDDEDDEIGETSASFSSSGSLASIFPAKEKQQADHKEPLRAVVHGHFRALVLQLLQGEGINSGKEGSTDDWIDIVTSIAWQAANYVKPDTSKGGSMDPGDYVKVKCVASGSQSESTLVKGVVCTKNIKHKRMTSQYKNARLLILRGALEYQRAANQLASFDTLLQQEKEHLKMIVSRIEAHHPNVLLVEKSVSSYAQELLLAKEISLVLNVKGPLLERIARCTGALVTPSIDNITTTRLGHCELFRLEKVSEEHEHANQLNKKPSKTLMFFDGCPRRLGCTVLLRGSCREELKKLKKVVQYAVFAAYHLSLETSFLADEGASLPKASAAPEGTSADNSISAISHSAAAARAQTVANDSHVQLGSANCSVEVVLPESLLEHHYPQCGDQSNLDDCGARDVLSTAGLENLAPFLAHDSRAVGFVEIKDQTNEGSLETSGQEESQPRDLGELSKLEKSDENEASNEFYSAADGRQSILVSFSSRCILNGSVCERSRLLRIKFYSSFDKPLGRYLQDDLFGQMSSCQSCKEPAEAHVICYTHQQGNLTINVRRLPSVSSLPGERDKKIWMWHRCLKCAQIEGVPPATRRVIMSDAAWGLSFGKFLELSFSNHTTANRVASCGHSLQRDCLRYYGCGSMVAFFRYSPIDILSVRLPPLTLEFSGYTEQEWLRKEAAELLCKAKALYAEISSAFRRIEEKSSSLECQIYTTQLNDCIVELKDLLMKEKNDYYDFLQPDDEETFDSRQAAIDILELNHLRHSLVIASHVWDRRLLSVKSFLEKSSSSVGSEDSGSCNELIDWRRDMFLKNDTLEHVYEESVPGFSDLEEYTEKALQSEQEETRVSPYGSGELESSMLTSSDSERTQEMQMEGENVATETSLARTPSAASVLSDQIDSAWTGTDRSPKKGQLLLMLQGEGSEAASFRPPSQLDYPPFRKLRSPARVHSFDSALRLQERIRKGLPPSSLHLSTIRSFHASGDYRNMIRDPVSSVQRSYSQMSPSEAHKFNLLMGSSPSFISYASLIPDGARLMVSHGDVVVAVYDNEPTSIISYALCSKAYNDCVTDKASVYGRGWNTSDINKEAGVAPRLSAWQSFGSLDMDYMHYGSYGSEDASSTITSLFVDSKSSPHLRVSFDDESSIAGRKVKFSVTCYFAKQFDALRRKCCPDELDFVRSLSRCKRWSAQGGKSNVYFAKSLDERFIIKQVQKTELDSFEEFAPEYFKYITDSISSQSPTCLAKVLGIFQVSVKHLKGGRETKMDLIVMENLFFERKISRVYDLKGSLRSRYNADTTGANKVLLDMNLLETLHTKPIFLGSKAKRSLERAVWNDTSFLASVDVMDYSLLVGVDEERKELVLGIIDFMRQYTWDKHLETWVKASGILGGPKNESPTIISPLQYKKRFRKAMTTYFLTVPDQWSS, from the exons ATGGGAGTACCTGATAGTTCACTACTGGATTTGATAGAGAAGGTTAGGACTTGGATATCGTGGGTTATGAGTGATCCAACTTCATTGGCTGGCAGACGCAAGATGGATGCTGACAGTTGCAAAACCTGTTATGAATGCAAGATGAAGTTTACTGATTCTTACCTCAAGTTCCATTGCTTAAGTTGCAGTCGAGTATTCTGCAATGATTGCGTGCACATTTTTGGATCTTCAGATGTTGTTGCATCTGGATCAGGAGAATCAGAAAGCTTGGTGAGGGCTGCGGTTGATATCAAGACTTGCAAATTTTGTTCTGACTTAAGCAATTGTCATAAAAGCACTAGGAAGTTTAGTGACAAAGTTTATCCTTCTGAATCTCCAAGAGAAAGCCCAGAACCGCTGTCACCAAATTTCAGTAGTGACAGATTTGATGTTTATTCTCCGCATGATGCAAGTAAGAGTAGTTTTACAGCCTTTTCGAGTCATCCATCTTCAGTGTCTTTGCGTCACTCGCCAAGCAG GAGTGATGAAGATGAAGGAGGGGACTTCATGGATCATTCTTTTAGCCCATCAAGTGACTATTGTCATGATACTTCTGATATAGAATCAAGTAGTATTAGTACTAGACATGAATTTTACGGTTTCAGATCAGTTGGATCTAGTCCTTCAAAAAGCCCCTCTAGGATTCgttttatttccaatagagttGGGCATTCTGTACAGCACCAACAAGAGACCCCAATGTCTCGGAATGATGGTCCCCTTGATCATGAAGCGTCAGCTGTTTTAGGAAGGGTTGAGAAAGGAAATGAGGGTCTAGAGACTGCTGATGACTGTGTTGACAATTTGTCCATTTACCAAGACCAGTTTGAGAAGCAGCAAAAACCATTGGATTTTGAAAACAATGGTCGTCTATGGTTCCCTCCTCCACCTGACGATGAAGATGACGAGGCACAAAATAATTTCTTTACATATGATGACGAGGATGATGAAATCGGAGAGACCTCTGCATCATTTTCTTCCAGTGGGAGCCTTGCCAGCATTTTCCCTGCAAAGGAGAAACAGCAAGCGGATCACAAGGAACCATTACGAGCTGTTGTACACGGTCATTTCAGGGCTCTTGTCTTGCAGCTATTGCAAGGTGAAGGTATAAATTCAGGGAAGGAAGGCAGCACTGATGACTGGATTGACATAGTTACATCAATAGCATGGCAAGCTGCAAATTATGTGAAGCCAGATACTAGTAAAGGAGGCAGCATGGATCCAGGTGATTATGTAAAGGTCAAGTGCGTAGCTTCAGGAAGCCAAAGTGAAAG CACCCTCGTTAAAGGAGTAGTTTGTACTAAGAATATCAAACACAAGCGCATGACTTCACAGTACAAAAATGCCCGATTACTTATTTTACGAGGAGCACTTGAGTACCAAAGAGCTGCCAATCAGTTGGCATCTTTTGACACCTTATTGCAACAG GAAAAGGAGCACCTGAAGATGATCGTTTCAAGAATAGAGGCTCACCATCCTAATGTGCTGCTTGTGGAGAAAAGCGTCTCTTCATATGCTCAGGAGCTTCTACTGGCAAAAGAGATCTCGTTGGTGTTAAATGTTAAGGGGCCACTGCTAGAGCGGATAGCCAGGTGCACTGGTGCTCTTGTAACCCCATCCATTGATAACATAACCACAACAAGATTGGGACATTGCGAACTCTTCCGCTTAGAAAAGGTTTCTGAAGAGCATGAACATGCCAACCAGTTAAACAAGAAGCCATCAAAAACTCTGATGTTTTTTGATGGTTGTCCTAGGCGTTTAGGTTGCACG GTCTTGCTAAGGGGCTCATGTCGTGAAGAGCTGAAGAAGCTGAAGAAGGTCGTTCAGTATGCTGTATTTGCTGCATATCATCTGTCCCTCGAGACATCGTTCCTTGCTGATGAGGGTGCTAGTCTACCTAAAGCATCTGCAGCACCCGAGGGTACATCTGCTGATAATTCTATCTCAGCGATTTCTCATTCTGCTGCGGCTGCAAGAGCGCAGACAGTTGCAAATGACTCACATGTTCAACTAGGATCTGCCAATTGCAGTGTGGAAGTAGTTTTACCGGAGTCATTGTTGGAGCATCATTACCCTCAATGCGGCGATCAATCTAACCTAGATGACTGTGGAGCAAGAGATGTTCTCTCTACTGCTGGTCTTGAAAATCTAGCACCGTTTCTTGCGCATGATTCGAGAGCTGTTGGTTTTGTTGAAATCAAAGATCAAACTAATGAAGGATCGCTGGAAACTTCAGGTCAAGAAGAGAGTCAGCCCAGAGACCTAGGAGAGCTGTCAAAGCTTGAAAAGTCAGATGAAAACGAAGCCTCCAATGAATTCTATTCAGCTGCGGACGGTCGTCAAAGCATATTAGTTTCCTTCTCTAGTCGATGTATTTTAAATGGAAGTGTGTGTGAACGTTCTCGGCTACTTCGCATCAAGTTCTATAGCTCTTTTGATAAACCACTTGGGCGATATCTTCAGGATGATCTTTTTGGTCAG ATGTCTTCCTGTCAATCATGCAAGGAGCCAGCCGAGGCTCATGTCATCTGCTATACACACCAACAGGGGAATCTTACCATAAATGTTAGACGCCTTCCCTCGGTGAGTTCACTTCCTGGTGAACGGGACAAAAAGATTTGGATGTGGCATCGATGTCTTAAGTGTGCACAAATAGAGGGAGTTCCACCAGCGACTCGCAGAGTAATAATGTCAGATGCTGCTTGGGGACTCTCATTTGGGAAGTTCTTGGAACTTAGTTTTTCAAATCATACAACTGCTAACCGTGTTGCTAGCTGTGGTCATTCTCTGCAAAGAGACTGCCTCCGATATTATGG GTGTGGAAGTATGGTTGCGTTCTTCCGCTATTCTCCTATTGACATTCTGTCAGTTCGTCTGCCCCCATTAACTCTTGAATTTAGTGGCTACACAGAACAGGAATGGCTAAGGAAAGAAGCAGCTGAG TTACTGTGTAAAGCCAAAGCTTTGTACGCGGAAATATCCAGTGCCTTTCGAAGGATTGAAGAGAAAAGTTCCTCTTTAGAATGTCAAATATATACAACTCAGTTGAATGACTGCATCGTGGAGTTAAAGGACCTGCTTATGAAAGAAAAGAACGATTACTAT GACTTTCTTCAACCGGATGATGAAGAAACTTTCGACTCAAGGCAGGCTGCAATAGACATTCTTGAGCTGAATCACTTGAGGCACTCCCTTGTGATTGCTTCGCATGTTTGGGATCGTCGGCTTTTGTCTGTGAAATCTTTTCTTGAAAAGAGTTCTAGTTCAGTGGGTTCAGAGGATTCTGGATCTTGTAATGAGCTGATAGACTGGAGGAGGGACATGTTTCTGAAGAATGACACTCTTGAACATGTTTATGAAGAATCTGTGCCTGGGTTCTCAGACTTAGAAGAATATACCGAGAAAGCTTTGCAGTCCGAACAGGAGGAAACTCGCGTATCACCTTATGGTTCTGGTGAGCTCGAAAGTTCCATGTTAACCTCATCTGATAGTGAGAGAACGCAGGAAATGCAGATGGAAGGAGAGAATGTGGCTACTGAAACATCCTTGGCACGAACTCCTTCAGCTGCATCAGTCCTTTCCGATCAGATAGATTCTGCTTGGACTGGCACAGACCGATCTCCCAAAAAAGGTCAGTTGCTTCTGATGCTGCAAGGAGAAGGATCTGAAGCTGCTTCTTTTAGACCACCAAGTCAACTTGATTACCCTCCTTTTAGAAAGCTACGGTCACCCGCAAGAGTTCACTCCTTTGACTCTGCTCTGAGACTTCAGGAAAGAATCAGGAAGGGACTGCCGCCTTCTTCATTACATTTATCAACAATTAGGTCTTTTCATGCTTCTGGTGACTACAGGAATATGATCAGAGACCCTGTTTCCAGTGTTCAGAGAAGTTATTCTCAGATGTCACCTAGTGAAGCTCATAAGTTTAATCTTCTTATGGGTTCATCGCCCTCGTTTATTTCTTATGCATCTCTTATACCTGACGGAGCTCGGTTGATGGTTTCACATGGAGATGTTGTCGTAGCTGTTTATGACAATGAACCTACTAGCATAATATCTTATGCACTTTGTTCGAAAGCATATAATGATTGCGTCACTGACAAGGCAAGCGTGTATGGACGGGGTTGGAACACAAGTGACATCAATAAGGAGGCTGGAGTGGCTCCTCGCCTCTCGGCATGGCAGTCCTTTGGCTCCCTCGACATGGATTATATGCATTATGGTAGCTATGGTTCTGAAGATGCTTCCAGTACAATTACTTCCCTATTTGTAGATTCGAAAAGTTCTCCTCACCTAAGGGTCTCTTTTGATGACGAATCTTCGATTGCTGGGAGAAAGGTCAAATTTTCTGTCACTTGTTACTTTGCAAAGCAGTTTGATGCTCTTAGGAGGAAGTGCTGTCCTGATGAACTGGATTTTGTACGTTCCTTGAGTCGTTGCAAAAGATGGAGTGCTCAAGGGGGAAAGAGCAATGTTTATTTTGCCAAGTCATTGGATGAAAGATTCATAATAAAACAAGTTCAGAAAACTGAGTTGGACTCTTTTGAAGAATTTGCACCGGAGTACTTCAAATATATAACAGATTCTATTAGCTCACAGAGTCCAACTTGCCTTGCTAAAGTTCTTGGAATATTCCAG GTTTCGGTCAAACACTTGAAAGGCGGCAGGGAAACAAAAATGGATTTAATTGTGATGGAGAATCTCTTTTTTGAAAGAAAGATCTCGAGGGTCTATGATCTCAAGGGTTCTCTACGATCTCGCTACAATGCAGATACAACTGGGGCAAACAAAGTGTTGCTGGATATGAATCTTTTAGAAACATTGCATACGAAACCCATATTTCTTGGAAGCAAAGCAAAAAGAAGCCTGGAGCGAGCTGTTTGGAACGATACATCCTTTTTGGCA TCT